GCTTTACCCCGGAAACCATCAAACAACGGGGCAGAATGCTGGCAGAGAGACCCCTTCCCGGGGCGAAAAATCTCCGCAGACATGTGCAGCGGCTTGGTATCGTATCCGGTCGCTCCAGCGCGGAAATGGTATTTGCAGCGGATATGCTGGGTTGGTCATTATCGCCGGACCTCGTCGCCCTTTCGGACGATCCCGCCCTGAACAAGCCCAACCCGGAGAAGCTCCTGGCTATCTGCGCCCTGCTGGGCAGCGAGCGGGTGGTCTATGCCGGCGATTCCCTGGACGACTACGAACTGATTCGAAATGCCCGGGAGCCTTTTCCTGGGCAGATAGATTTTGCTGGCATCGGACCGGTGCGCCCAGCCTGGAATGATGCCGAGCTGCAGTGTACAAACATTGAAGAATTGCTAACTGTAATCGAGGGTTATGATGACTGATTCCACACCCGTCACCTTGAGTAGAAGAACCAGGGAGACAGACATCAAGCTCAGCCTAAAGCTGGATGGCGAGGGTAAGATTGATATCAAAACCGGCATCGGCTTTTTTGATCACATGCTCACGACCCTGGCGCTATGGGCAGGCTGGGACCTGGCCCTCACTTGTAGGGGCGATCTCGATGTGGATACCCACCACACCGTAGAGGATGTGGCCCTTGCCTTGGGGCAGGCGCTGGCTGAGACGCTGGCGGTGCGGGGGTTTCTCGCCCGCGTCGGATCAGGCATTATTCCCATGGATGAGGCCCTGTCGCGAGCGGTGGTGGACATCTCCGGCAGGCCGTTTTGTGTCTATAATGCCAATCTCACTGTCGAACGAGTGGGTCAATTTGAGACGATCACTACGGGCCATTTTTTCCGTTCCTTGGCCACGGCGGCCAAGCTGACCCTGCACATCGAAAACCTGTACGGAGATGATCCCCATCACCAGATCGAGAGCATGTTCAAGGCGCTGGGGTCAGCGCTGGCTCAGGCACAGACGCCCCGCACAGGA
This DNA window, taken from Candidatus Neomarinimicrobiota bacterium, encodes the following:
- a CDS encoding HAD-IA family hydrolase, with product MRTYDSVICDVDGVLIDVSRSFTAAVVDAVEEATGSSRFTPAEVRILKESPGFNDDWHVAVAGGAWVRFFKTTPIEEFVAAIEAAGGGLAGLASLTDVPPSTQFFGLMTRLAQEAYGGLDACESLYGFTPETIKQRGRMLAERPLPGAKNLRRHVQRLGIVSGRSSAEMVFAADMLGWSLSPDLVALSDDPALNKPNPEKLLAICALLGSERVVYAGDSLDDYELIRNAREPFPGQIDFAGIGPVRPAWNDAELQCTNIEELLTVIEGYDD
- the hisB gene encoding imidazoleglycerol-phosphate dehydratase HisB, whose protein sequence is MMTDSTPVTLSRRTRETDIKLSLKLDGEGKIDIKTGIGFFDHMLTTLALWAGWDLALTCRGDLDVDTHHTVEDVALALGQALAETLAVRGFLARVGSGIIPMDEALSRAVVDISGRPFCVYNANLTVERVGQFETITTGHFFRSLATAAKLTLHIENLYGDDPHHQIESMFKALGSALAQAQTPRTGGILSTKGTL